In Stenotrophomonas sp. ESTM1D_MKCIP4_1, a single genomic region encodes these proteins:
- a CDS encoding magnesium and cobalt transport protein CorA: protein MAGMSLPASASAPVSDNPACVINCVHYDDQGKRHDISLDAISDVIASGNGFVWVGLFDPKDDVLLKLQEEFCLHDLAIEDARNAHQRPKAEAYGNSLFVVMTTAQMVDERIQYGETHAFLGPRFLVTVRHGASLSYAPVRARVEREPQLLKMGPSYCLYAVTDFVVDNYLPITTRFRDTLDLLEKDIFAETYKRSTVTRLYELKRELNKMRMAVAPLQDVLAQLRRYQGDLIPDEVKLYVRDVHDHAARISDVIDTLREMLGTALSVNLSLVTLAQGETVKRLGAWAALLAAPTLITSWYGMNFSHMPELNQPWSYPLMIVGVGAVCVVLYRLFKRAKWL from the coding sequence ATGGCGGGCATGTCATTGCCCGCCTCCGCTTCCGCACCTGTTTCCGACAACCCGGCCTGCGTCATCAACTGCGTCCACTACGATGACCAGGGCAAGCGCCACGACATCAGCCTCGATGCCATCAGCGATGTCATCGCCAGTGGCAACGGTTTTGTCTGGGTTGGCCTGTTCGACCCCAAGGATGATGTGCTGCTGAAACTGCAGGAAGAGTTCTGCCTGCACGACCTGGCCATCGAAGACGCGCGCAATGCGCACCAGCGGCCGAAAGCCGAGGCCTACGGCAATTCGCTGTTCGTGGTGATGACCACGGCGCAGATGGTCGACGAGCGCATCCAGTACGGTGAGACCCATGCCTTCCTCGGTCCGCGCTTCCTGGTGACCGTGCGCCACGGCGCATCGCTGTCGTATGCGCCGGTACGCGCACGGGTGGAACGCGAACCGCAGCTGCTGAAAATGGGGCCGTCCTACTGCCTGTATGCGGTGACCGATTTCGTGGTCGACAACTACCTGCCGATCACCACCCGCTTCCGCGACACCTTGGATCTGCTGGAGAAGGACATCTTCGCCGAGACCTACAAGCGCAGCACGGTGACGCGCCTGTATGAGCTCAAGCGCGAACTGAACAAGATGCGCATGGCGGTGGCACCGCTGCAGGACGTGCTGGCCCAGCTTCGTCGTTACCAGGGCGACCTGATTCCCGACGAAGTGAAGCTGTACGTGCGCGACGTGCACGACCACGCCGCGCGCATCAGCGATGTGATTGATACCCTGCGCGAGATGCTGGGCACCGCGCTGAGCGTGAACCTTTCGCTGGTGACCCTGGCGCAGGGTGAAACCGTGAAGCGCCTGGGTGCGTGGGCGGCACTGCTGGCCGCGCCAACTCTGATCACCAGCTGGTACGGCATGAATTTCAGCCACATGCCCGAATTGAACCAGCCGTGGTCGTACCCGCTGATGATCGTTGGCGTGGGCGCGGTGTGCGTGGTCCTGTACCGGTTGTTCAAGCGCGCGAAATGGTTGTAG
- a CDS encoding ABC transporter permease subunit, with protein MSAAGLKRWLPGTRATVIGIPYLWLLLFFAVPFLIVLMISFSHSRVGSPPYTWLLQYVDGAFSLKLNLENYLALFRDSIYAQAFLSSIRIAAISTFLTLLIGYPMAYAIARLSPAARNVAMMLVVLPSWTSFLIRVYAWKAILDRNGLLDQFLQFTGLQSLMTHMGLPKLQLIDTPTAAYIGIVYCYLPFMVLPLYANLVKHDHRLLEAAYDLGAKPWQAFLRITLPLSKAGIIAGCMLVMIPAVGEFVIPEMLGGSETLMVGRQLWNEFFNNRNWPGASAMAVAMILLLLVPILWFNRSQQRLLEGKQA; from the coding sequence ATGAGTGCGGCGGGCCTGAAGCGCTGGCTGCCGGGCACGCGTGCCACGGTCATCGGCATTCCCTACCTGTGGCTGCTGCTGTTCTTCGCGGTGCCGTTCCTGATCGTGCTGATGATCAGCTTCTCGCACAGCCGGGTCGGCTCACCGCCGTACACCTGGCTGCTGCAGTACGTCGATGGCGCGTTCTCGCTGAAGCTCAACCTCGAGAACTACCTGGCGCTGTTCCGCGACTCGATCTACGCGCAGGCCTTCCTCAGCTCGATCAGGATCGCGGCGATCTCCACCTTCCTCACCCTGCTGATCGGCTACCCGATGGCCTATGCCATCGCGCGCCTGTCGCCGGCTGCGCGCAACGTGGCGATGATGCTGGTGGTGCTGCCGTCGTGGACCTCGTTCCTGATCCGCGTGTACGCCTGGAAGGCGATCCTCGACCGCAACGGCCTACTCGACCAGTTCCTGCAGTTCACCGGCCTGCAATCGCTGATGACCCACATGGGCCTGCCCAAGCTGCAGCTGATCGACACCCCGACCGCGGCCTATATCGGCATCGTCTACTGCTACCTGCCGTTCATGGTGCTGCCGCTGTACGCCAACCTGGTCAAGCATGACCACCGCCTGCTGGAAGCGGCCTACGACCTTGGCGCCAAACCCTGGCAGGCCTTCCTGCGCATCACCCTGCCGCTGTCGAAGGCGGGCATCATCGCCGGCTGCATGCTGGTGATGATTCCGGCGGTGGGTGAATTCGTGATTCCGGAAATGCTGGGCGGCTCGGAAACGCTGATGGTCGGCCGCCAGCTGTGGAACGAGTTCTTCAACAACCGCAACTGGCCCGGTGCCTCGGCGATGGCCGTGGCGATGATCCTGCTGCTGCTGGTGCCCATCCTGTGGTTCAACCGTTCCCAGCAGCGACTGCTGGAAGGGAAGCAGGCATGA
- a CDS encoding transporter associated domain-containing protein: protein MSEDDSSSSSQEPHEKKRGWLERLTSAFSGEPHTRDELVAVLHTAQDEGLIAADTLKMMEGAISVAELTVGDVMISRSQMVSLPVEAPFLDLMKQVVESGHSRFPVHGENKDDILGILLAKDLLRGVVADNGPANVRELLRPAVLIPEAKKLNVLLKEFRLSRNHMAMVVDEYGGVAGLVTIEDVLEQIVGEIDDEHDEAEDQSAQIAIQADGRYVVDALTAIGDFNERFGATFSDEDYDTIGGLVTEAIGHLPEVGDELALDRFMFRVARADARRVQAFHVTVLPPDEQDDA, encoded by the coding sequence ATGTCAGAAGACGACAGTAGCAGCTCCTCCCAGGAGCCCCATGAAAAGAAGCGCGGCTGGCTCGAACGCCTGACCTCCGCCTTCTCCGGCGAACCCCATACCCGCGACGAGCTGGTCGCTGTCCTGCACACCGCGCAGGACGAGGGTCTGATCGCCGCCGATACCCTGAAGATGATGGAAGGCGCCATTTCGGTGGCCGAGCTGACCGTGGGCGACGTGATGATCTCGCGCTCGCAGATGGTCTCGCTGCCGGTCGAGGCGCCCTTCCTGGACCTGATGAAACAGGTCGTCGAATCGGGCCACTCACGTTTCCCGGTGCACGGCGAGAACAAGGACGACATCCTTGGCATCCTGCTGGCCAAGGACCTGCTGCGCGGCGTAGTGGCCGACAACGGGCCGGCCAACGTGCGCGAGCTGCTGCGCCCGGCGGTACTGATCCCCGAGGCGAAGAAGCTCAACGTGCTGCTGAAGGAGTTCCGCCTGTCGCGCAACCACATGGCCATGGTGGTGGACGAGTACGGCGGTGTCGCCGGCCTGGTCACCATCGAGGACGTGCTGGAACAGATCGTCGGCGAGATCGACGACGAGCATGACGAGGCCGAGGATCAGTCGGCGCAGATCGCCATCCAGGCCGATGGCCGTTACGTGGTCGATGCGCTGACCGCCATCGGCGATTTCAACGAACGTTTCGGTGCCACGTTCTCCGATGAGGACTACGACACCATCGGCGGCCTGGTGACCGAAGCCATCGGCCACCTGCCCGAGGTGGGCGACGAGCTGGCCCTGGACCGCTTCATGTTCCGCGTGGCCCGCGCCGATGCGCGCCGGGTGCAGGCCTTCCACGTGACCGTGCTGCCGCCGGACGAGCAGGACGACGCGTGA
- the potA gene encoding polyamine ABC transporter ATP-binding protein produces the protein MPVEAQPEAVVVDANGAPGYLSIRDLRKEFDGFVAVDDVNLDVRKGEIFALLGGSGSGKSTLLRCLGGFETPTKGSITLDGQRLDALPPYQRPVNMMFQSYALFPHMTVEQNIAFGLKQDGLAKDAISRRVGEMLDLVQMAHLGKRKPHQLSGGQQQRVALARSLAKGPKLLLLDEPMGALDKKLRSQMQLELVSIIESSGVTCVMVTHDQEEAMTMATRIAVMDAGWIQQVGKPDEVYEQPANRFVAGFIGSVNLFEGVIDEDLPEYVTVRSPLFPAPVYIAHGITCYEGQPVAFALRPEKVMIGKDEPEGHTNKAQGVIEDIAYFGSHSVYHVRLPSGAKVLANFANSQRWASDGLTWGDEVWVHWRDNDGVVLTS, from the coding sequence ATGCCCGTTGAAGCCCAGCCGGAAGCCGTCGTCGTCGATGCGAACGGTGCGCCCGGCTATCTCTCCATTCGTGACCTGCGCAAGGAATTCGACGGCTTTGTCGCCGTCGACGACGTCAATCTGGACGTGCGCAAGGGTGAGATCTTCGCCCTGCTCGGTGGCTCGGGCAGCGGCAAATCGACCCTGCTGCGCTGCCTGGGCGGCTTCGAGACGCCCACCAAGGGCAGCATCACCCTCGATGGCCAGCGCCTGGACGCACTGCCGCCGTACCAGCGGCCGGTCAACATGATGTTCCAGTCCTACGCGCTGTTCCCGCACATGACGGTCGAGCAGAACATCGCCTTCGGCCTGAAGCAGGACGGCCTGGCCAAGGATGCGATCAGCCGCCGCGTGGGCGAGATGCTGGACCTGGTGCAGATGGCGCACCTGGGCAAGCGCAAGCCGCACCAGCTTTCCGGTGGCCAGCAGCAGCGCGTGGCGCTGGCGCGGTCGCTGGCCAAGGGGCCCAAGCTGCTGCTGCTGGACGAGCCGATGGGCGCTCTGGACAAGAAGCTGCGCTCGCAGATGCAGCTGGAACTGGTCAGCATCATCGAATCGTCGGGCGTGACCTGCGTGATGGTCACCCACGACCAGGAAGAGGCTATGACCATGGCCACCCGCATCGCCGTGATGGATGCCGGCTGGATCCAGCAGGTCGGCAAGCCCGATGAAGTCTACGAGCAGCCGGCCAACCGGTTCGTGGCCGGCTTCATCGGTTCGGTCAATCTGTTCGAGGGCGTCATCGACGAGGACCTGCCCGAGTACGTGACCGTGCGCTCGCCGCTGTTCCCGGCGCCGGTCTACATCGCCCACGGCATCACCTGTTACGAAGGGCAGCCGGTTGCGTTCGCGCTGCGCCCGGAGAAGGTCATGATCGGCAAGGACGAACCGGAAGGGCACACCAACAAGGCCCAGGGCGTGATCGAGGACATCGCCTATTTCGGCAGCCACTCGGTCTACCACGTACGCCTGCCCAGCGGCGCCAAGGTGCTGGCCAACTTCGCCAACTCGCAGCGCTGGGCCAGCGATGGCCTGACCTGGGGCGATGAGGTATGGGTGCACTGGCGCGACAACGACGGCGTGGTGCTGACCTCATGA
- a CDS encoding DUF4105 domain-containing protein, protein MALPQAAFAQAAAVAPAAVTAAPQEAQPPRIGVVTMQPGTVFFERFGHDAIVVLDPVSGEAISYNFGYFDPTEADFISRFARGDMMYYLVALPLQQDLSYYDETGRGASVQWLDLRPDQARALAAGLAERAKPENARYHYDYYTANCATMVRDTLNQALDGGLHAQLSGRSRGNTYRSESVRLASPAPWMWLGFDVGLGPFADQPLSRWQEAFVPMRLADALRQVRNSDGRPLVQSEQELLPHRIDPEPKEFARRWWPWLLCGLVIAAGVFALRSRPRLLAGLALPFWLLCALLGGVLVFLWGFSIHYAAWANRNLLLLSPLAVLLLPGAIALLRRRVPGRMFRIVLWLLAAQSVAALVLHWLTLQAQYNVQWIVLLLPVHAALAWALGRRPHLSKTPR, encoded by the coding sequence ATGGCCCTGCCGCAGGCGGCGTTCGCGCAGGCCGCGGCGGTTGCGCCGGCCGCCGTCACCGCCGCCCCGCAGGAGGCACAGCCGCCGCGCATCGGCGTGGTGACCATGCAGCCGGGCACGGTGTTCTTCGAGCGCTTCGGCCACGATGCCATCGTGGTGCTCGATCCGGTCAGCGGCGAAGCGATCTCGTACAACTTCGGCTACTTCGATCCGACTGAAGCGGATTTCATCAGCCGGTTCGCCCGCGGCGACATGATGTATTACCTGGTGGCGCTGCCGCTGCAGCAGGATCTGTCGTACTACGACGAGACCGGCCGTGGCGCCAGCGTGCAGTGGCTGGACCTGCGCCCGGACCAGGCCCGCGCCCTGGCCGCCGGGCTGGCCGAACGCGCCAAGCCGGAAAACGCGCGCTACCACTACGACTACTACACCGCCAACTGCGCCACGATGGTGCGCGACACCTTGAACCAGGCACTGGATGGCGGCCTGCACGCGCAGCTGTCCGGGCGCTCGCGCGGCAACACCTACCGCAGCGAATCGGTGCGCCTGGCTTCGCCGGCACCGTGGATGTGGCTGGGCTTCGACGTCGGCCTGGGGCCGTTCGCCGACCAGCCGCTGTCGCGCTGGCAGGAAGCCTTCGTGCCGATGCGCCTGGCCGATGCGCTGCGCCAGGTGCGCAACAGCGATGGCCGGCCGCTGGTGCAGAGCGAACAGGAACTGCTGCCGCACCGTATCGATCCCGAACCGAAGGAGTTCGCCCGCCGCTGGTGGCCGTGGCTGCTGTGCGGCCTGGTGATCGCTGCCGGCGTGTTTGCACTGCGCAGCCGGCCGCGCCTGCTGGCCGGCCTGGCCCTGCCGTTCTGGCTGCTGTGCGCCCTGCTGGGCGGTGTGCTGGTGTTCCTGTGGGGCTTCAGCATCCACTATGCCGCCTGGGCCAACCGCAACCTGCTGCTGTTGTCGCCACTGGCGGTGCTGCTGCTGCCGGGCGCCATCGCCCTGCTTCGCCGGCGCGTGCCTGGCCGCATGTTCAGGATCGTGCTGTGGCTGCTGGCCGCACAGTCGGTGGCCGCGCTGGTGCTGCACTGGCTGACCCTGCAGGCGCAGTACAACGTGCAGTGGATCGTGCTGCTGCTGCCGGTGCACGCGGCCCTGGCATGGGCGCTGGGGCGTCGTCCTCACTTGTCCAAAACACCCCGCTGA
- a CDS encoding NAD-dependent succinate-semialdehyde dehydrogenase, with protein sequence MTVEIVNPATGQVTYRHELIGAADIEQRLQAAADAFPAWAERSLQDRGAILKQIAAQLRARRDDLQQAMTGEMGKLKAEALAEVDKCAAACEFYADHAADYLKPQIIDTEAQRSYVRYEPIGCVFAVMPWNFPIWQVFRFLAPAFMAGNVALLKHASNVPQCADLILAVCRDGGLPDGVFDVLHIDNDQAAEVLRDARVKAVTLTGSERAGRSIASNAGSQLKKSVMELGGSDAFVVLEDADLDKAVAAAVKSRFDNSGQTCIAAKRFIVVEAVAEEFTRRFVDAAAQRQYGDPNERGTTLAPMARADLRDELHTQVQASVAKGARVLLGGEPIAGSHAGYPATVLDQVGPGMPAYDEELFGPVAAVIRVQDEAEALRVANDTRFGLGGSVWSSDPVRGERFAQRMECGAAFVNAIVKSDARLPFGGSKQSGFGRELADHGIHEFMNIKTVYVA encoded by the coding sequence ATGACCGTCGAAATCGTCAACCCGGCCACCGGCCAGGTCACCTACCGCCATGAACTCATCGGCGCTGCCGATATCGAGCAGCGCCTGCAGGCCGCAGCCGATGCCTTTCCGGCGTGGGCCGAACGTTCGCTGCAGGATCGTGGCGCCATCCTCAAGCAGATCGCCGCCCAGCTGCGTGCGCGCCGCGACGACCTGCAGCAGGCGATGACCGGCGAGATGGGCAAGCTCAAGGCCGAAGCCCTGGCCGAGGTCGACAAGTGCGCAGCGGCCTGCGAGTTCTACGCCGACCATGCTGCGGACTATCTGAAGCCGCAGATCATCGATACCGAAGCGCAGCGCAGTTACGTGCGCTACGAGCCGATCGGCTGCGTGTTCGCGGTGATGCCGTGGAATTTCCCGATCTGGCAGGTGTTCCGCTTCCTCGCCCCCGCCTTCATGGCCGGCAATGTGGCCCTGCTCAAGCATGCCAGCAACGTGCCGCAGTGTGCCGACCTGATCCTGGCGGTATGCCGTGACGGTGGCCTGCCGGATGGGGTGTTCGATGTGCTGCACATCGACAACGACCAGGCCGCCGAGGTGCTGCGCGATGCGCGGGTGAAAGCGGTGACCCTCACCGGCAGCGAGCGGGCAGGGCGCTCGATCGCTTCCAATGCGGGCAGCCAGTTGAAGAAATCGGTGATGGAACTGGGCGGCAGCGATGCCTTCGTGGTGCTGGAGGATGCCGACCTGGACAAGGCCGTTGCCGCGGCAGTGAAATCGCGCTTCGACAACAGCGGACAGACCTGCATCGCGGCGAAGCGCTTCATCGTGGTGGAGGCCGTGGCCGAGGAGTTCACTCGGCGCTTTGTCGACGCCGCCGCGCAGCGCCAGTATGGCGACCCCAATGAACGTGGGACCACCCTGGCGCCGATGGCGCGCGCCGATCTGCGCGATGAGCTGCACACGCAGGTGCAGGCCAGCGTGGCCAAGGGGGCGCGCGTCCTGCTGGGCGGCGAACCGATCGCCGGCAGCCATGCCGGCTATCCGGCCACGGTGCTGGACCAGGTGGGACCGGGCATGCCCGCCTATGACGAGGAGTTGTTCGGGCCGGTGGCGGCCGTGATCCGGGTGCAGGACGAAGCCGAAGCACTGCGCGTGGCCAACGACACCCGGTTCGGTCTGGGCGGCAGCGTGTGGAGCAGCGATCCGGTGCGCGGCGAACGATTCGCCCAGCGCATGGAATGCGGCGCGGCGTTCGTCAACGCCATCGTCAAGAGTGATGCGCGGCTGCCCTTTGGTGGCAGCAAGCAGTCCGGCTTCGGCCGCGAACTGGCCGACCACGGCATCCATGAGTTCATGAACATCAAGACCGTCTACGTGGCTTGA
- a CDS encoding efflux transporter outer membrane subunit, whose protein sequence is MLGPDYVKPDVAAGATAQAQLPRSAQADVQQAAPPSQWWRALNDPLLDELVDEALRNSPNLRAAQAKLLASRALQRQRRAEQLPSVGAAAGYANVKAPDSIENSVRGLGENIAGVAEANGRPQEAAQLRQQFADIDLDTELYVAGFDASWELDLFGRRRRAAEQAAAEAEANAAALADAQVQLAAELTQVYLGFRSSRERIALAGHNLRAAEDSLQLTRQRRQRGADSDLQVERAQAQLQQQQAALPPLQAQADEARDVLALMVGREPGALDARLAADQPLPPLPARVPVDDAGALIQRRPDVRKAERELAASSAQIGQAISAYFPQVTLLGTIGAGATSVSDLGRDSAATIVAPFLRWSLFDFGVNKARVSQARAGNQARLAAYEGTVLAALQDANTALARFGAARQQLQASLRAEASADRSLALMGQRRQAGATSQIDLLDVQRQHLQAQDAAAQARLQVLVRYVALQKSLGLGWQEAPPVAAR, encoded by the coding sequence ATGCTGGGGCCGGACTACGTGAAGCCGGACGTCGCCGCAGGCGCCACCGCGCAGGCGCAGCTGCCGCGTTCCGCGCAGGCCGATGTGCAGCAGGCTGCACCGCCGAGCCAGTGGTGGCGCGCGCTCAACGATCCGTTGCTGGACGAACTGGTGGACGAGGCCCTGCGCAACAGCCCCAACCTGCGTGCCGCGCAGGCCAAGCTGCTGGCATCGCGCGCGCTGCAGCGCCAGCGCCGTGCCGAGCAGTTGCCCAGCGTCGGCGCGGCCGCGGGCTATGCCAACGTCAAGGCGCCGGATTCCATCGAAAACAGCGTGCGTGGTCTGGGCGAGAACATCGCAGGCGTTGCCGAGGCCAACGGCCGGCCGCAGGAAGCCGCGCAGCTGCGCCAGCAGTTTGCCGATATCGACCTGGACACCGAACTGTACGTCGCCGGCTTCGACGCCAGCTGGGAACTGGATCTGTTCGGCCGCCGCCGCCGTGCGGCCGAACAGGCCGCTGCCGAAGCGGAGGCCAATGCGGCAGCGCTGGCCGATGCGCAGGTACAGCTGGCGGCCGAGCTCACGCAGGTGTACCTGGGTTTCCGCAGCAGCCGCGAACGCATCGCACTGGCCGGACACAACCTTCGCGCGGCCGAGGACAGCCTGCAGCTGACCCGCCAGCGCCGCCAGCGCGGCGCCGATTCGGACCTGCAGGTCGAACGCGCACAGGCCCAGCTGCAACAGCAGCAGGCCGCGCTGCCACCGCTGCAGGCACAGGCGGATGAGGCGCGTGACGTACTGGCGCTGATGGTCGGTCGCGAGCCGGGCGCACTGGACGCACGGCTGGCCGCAGACCAGCCGCTGCCGCCGCTGCCTGCACGCGTGCCGGTGGATGATGCCGGTGCGCTGATCCAGCGTCGTCCGGATGTACGCAAGGCCGAGCGCGAGCTGGCGGCCTCGTCGGCGCAGATCGGCCAGGCAATCTCGGCGTACTTTCCGCAGGTCACCCTGCTGGGCACCATCGGTGCCGGTGCCACATCGGTTTCCGACCTCGGCCGGGATTCGGCGGCGACCATCGTTGCCCCGTTCCTGCGCTGGTCGCTGTTCGATTTCGGCGTGAACAAGGCGCGTGTGTCCCAGGCCCGGGCGGGCAACCAGGCCCGGCTGGCCGCCTACGAGGGCACCGTGCTGGCAGCGCTGCAGGATGCCAACACCGCGCTGGCACGCTTTGGTGCCGCGCGCCAGCAGCTGCAGGCCAGCCTGCGCGCCGAGGCCTCGGCGGACCGATCCCTGGCCCTGATGGGCCAGCGCCGGCAGGCCGGGGCCACATCGCAGATCGATCTGCTGGACGTGCAGCGCCAGCACCTGCAGGCGCAGGATGCCGCCGCGCAGGCGCGCCTGCAGGTGCTGGTGCGTTACGTGGCGCTGCAGAAGAGCCTGGGCCTGGGCTGGCAGGAGGCACCGCCTGTGGCCGCGCGCTGA
- a CDS encoding ABC transporter permease subunit, translating to MSPRSAKGLGLGVLLLGFAFLYLPILLLMFYSFNSSRLAMVWAGFSTRAYSDLFADRALMDAMWTSLVVAFWTACTSTVLGTLAAMVMTRFRRFRGKQVFGALVTAPLVMPDVILGFSLMALLASMGAIPGFPARGLTTIWIAHVTFTLCFVTVVVSSRLQEMDLSLEEAAMDLGASRLTVFGRITLPIIAPALVAGWLLAFTLSLDDVVVASFVATPGSTTLPMKVFASVRMGISPKINALATLLVSAVSVAAVIGWYINARAEKRRQRDLQLARQDNG from the coding sequence ATGAGCCCGCGTAGTGCGAAGGGCCTGGGCCTGGGCGTGCTGCTGCTGGGCTTCGCCTTCCTGTACCTGCCGATCCTGCTGCTGATGTTCTATTCGTTCAACAGCTCGCGGCTAGCGATGGTCTGGGCCGGGTTTTCCACCCGCGCCTACAGCGACCTGTTTGCCGACCGCGCGCTGATGGATGCGATGTGGACCAGCCTGGTGGTGGCATTCTGGACCGCCTGTACGTCCACCGTGCTGGGCACGCTGGCGGCGATGGTGATGACCCGCTTCCGCCGCTTCCGTGGCAAGCAGGTGTTCGGCGCACTGGTCACCGCGCCGCTGGTGATGCCGGATGTGATCCTGGGCTTCTCGCTGATGGCGCTGCTGGCGTCGATGGGTGCCATTCCCGGCTTCCCGGCACGCGGCCTGACCACGATCTGGATCGCCCACGTCACCTTCACCCTGTGCTTCGTCACCGTGGTGGTGTCCTCGCGCCTGCAGGAAATGGACCTTTCGCTGGAAGAGGCGGCGATGGATCTGGGCGCCAGCCGTCTTACCGTGTTCGGCCGCATCACCCTGCCGATCATCGCCCCGGCGCTGGTGGCCGGCTGGCTGCTCGCGTTTACCCTGTCGCTGGATGACGTGGTGGTGGCCAGCTTCGTCGCCACACCAGGTTCGACCACGTTGCCGATGAAGGTGTTCGCCTCGGTGCGCATGGGCATCAGCCCGAAGATCAACGCGCTGGCGACGCTGCTGGTGTCGGCGGTATCGGTGGCGGCGGTGATCGGCTGGTACATCAACGCGCGGGCCGAAAAGCGGCGCCAGCGCGATCTGCAGCTGGCCCGCCAGGACAACGGCTGA